Within the Solenopsis invicta isolate M01_SB chromosome 11, UNIL_Sinv_3.0, whole genome shotgun sequence genome, the region TTATGGTCCATAGACAAGAAGAACCAGTTGGGCGCGGAAGAGTGCCCCGTTACATTCCACACTCATTACGAACCtcgtaagaaaatttaaaattcaaattcgaTCTGGTTGGCTACCGGTTGATTTTTCAGGTCGTACGCATGTCGATGACCAACGGGCATTGTAGAATTGATCGAACATTGCATCAGAAATTCCTAGCACAGTCGATTGACGGACATTAAACCAGTTACTGACAAGTTCGGAGGCTAGAATATCGAAGACCATCGGCTCTTTTCGATTTAGGACAGGAAACGTAACACGATTGTTGAATATGCTTTTATAGACGTTGCTGCTCTAAATCGATACGCTTTTTGAGTGACACTGCCTTTGCACACGGAATTGCAGATATCGTGGGAACATCTAGATTCATCGGTATATTGGTCTGGAAAAATACCATGACCTTCGAAAGTCGGCGAATGACCTCGATATGTACATATGCTAAAGTAGCAGTTCAACCGAAAAGggagtaattttaaataaaaaatcaactAAAGATTACAGTATATCTtttcatataaactttattcagaaaaatgctgaaaattttaaaaataattacgtatttaaaatatcttaacttttatcagaatttataactttataagtatataattattgtaattaataataatttttataatatataaattaattattacatagaataaatattaatttatcattgtgaaaataaaattaaagcagAGGTATTGGAGATATcgataaatttgaatataaattttcctgacgtttttaataaaataatgtaacattgttcagaaaaagagagaaagaaagaaagaaacagaaattttaattatattattctccTATATATGCATACCTTTAACATATTTTGTTGAGATTTCAACATGTTGATAAAGAGCTAGTCGAGTAAGTAGTTTTTTTGTTAACAGTAATCACTTTAATAATTCACTTGACAAGAGCGAGAGTTGGCGTAATCTCTTTAATTGAATTATCCGTTCTTAATCCACATTTCACTGAACGGTGAATCTACAACGTTGTAGATCCGCGCAAAACACAGTGTTTTTTCCGCAATGGGCGTGCCTATGGTTTAACGATTATTGCTGCTGTTGTACGTACAGGAGAAACTTTGGTTTTACTTTTTAAGGCTTGCTCTTCTGCTGGAAGTGAAGGATCGACGAAAGGATTCTGAGTGCTACCCAATGACCGAGAAAGGATGAATGAGCATTGACGTAAGATATCGGGGATGGGAACTGTTGTTGAACTTACTTTTCATGAATCCCTTCTTAAGACGAGAGGATTCATTGACCGAGTTCAGACGGAGAATGCTCCTTCGTTAATTCGTAGTCATTATGCGTGAATTAACGAAGAGGCGCGTGTGATCTTTAATAATAGTGGAGCATGGACGTACAACACATAACGTACAATTCACGTGCAGTTTTTCACTTCCTCTTTTATACTTCacaatttcattttattgaatatgtgCATGATAAAGGAAAGTTACAATTGTAATGTGTAATACGTAAAGGTAAACGTGaagaaaagtaaatgttaaagtCACGCGTTTAATCGAATGGTGCTCATACTTtccttaatataatattaactcatatgttataaaaatatgtgagaCGCGTTTGTAATTTTAAAGCTCTATGTTACATGTTTTTAACAGATTTAAAGATAGAAGAAAAtgtagagaaaaagagaacaCACTTTCTATATTATATAGAAGATGTCCAATTTAATACTTTCCAAGTAAAAACGTGTGACATCCGTTTTTGTTTCTCTCTTTCAAAAGTGTGGATgaatgttttatacatttacgtAAATTTACCGTTACATTTTTGCATTTGAAATTTCACTAATCACGAAAATACGTTTCTCGCTACGTATCGCTGTCTTACACTTAGTCTTAGACCACTGGCAGTTTCACTTTCTCAGAATTTAAACCCACACCGCACTTACGCCTGAATGCGAAACTTTTATTGATTGTCGCATTATAATCCCGCTATATACTCCCCGCAGGAAGGAATGAAATGAAAATGACAAGAGGCGTTATCCATTGGCCCGTGAGAGTTGCAGGGTCAGAATAGAAAGTGGTGTCCGCGTGCGCCGCAATGAAGGTCGGATCCGGGATGTTTGAACTTGATCTATACCAGTTTTCTTTCATTCATGCTGATCGTGTCCTGTATCCGCGTCTTAAATGAACGACGCACGCATCAAGGACCCATCTACTAAGAGAGAGTATGGTAATCTCGAGGCTTTTCCCCTTAAACTGCAACGATGATTGTCACCGCTAGGAAGCTAGTTGAGCCACTTAAGCTATCGCTTGTTATATTATCATTCGGATACACAAGTTTATACAAGCCTCGTATAGCCAGTTTACTGgtattttcacaaataaaattttcagtaataaGAGTGTAGGATCTAATCAGACATAgaaattgctttatttattcGGCTATTCCATTTATCATCGTTTTTATTGGGAAATGCAATACGATATAGGCTGCAACATAAGCTTATTAAATGCAGTTGTTGTTTGTAAAATTCATAATAAACGCATTCTTGTCACATAGGTTTAGTAATTAGATCTTTCATTTTCGTAATTCATATATTCTTTCCGCTGAATCGAAGTGATATCTGTGATTTAAAATGAATAGGTGTGCTGAGCCATCAATTCTCATTAAGTCTTTCATTATCTTTCATTAATGATAATAACGAATTTTGAAGCAATAAATTAAGATACATCggatatttattaaagtttattagtATTATTGCTGGAGTTTAAAAAAGATCGTTAAAAGAACTTTCTCAAGAGTTATTTGCATGAGATTTAACGTATTCTTGAAATTCGGGTCTCATCCTTTCTCCGATTTTGAATATGtaaatatgtgaaataattaGGACACTCTAGAAACACAGTTAAACTCAAGCTAACATAAgtctgattttaaaataatttatcgtttttatgcacattcattattttttataaatcaaatttttatatattacattaattattatacatatactattattttataaaaataaaaaatttattaaaaactctgttaagtatgttaataaaaaaaaaaattataaatatataaagctatttacgattttatattatattacattaaaatataatttataatgtaatctTTTCTATATCCTATATATTTAGTTGGAACTCTCGATATCttatagcgaattcgattggacGCACTAATGCGCACTAGTGCACATTAAAACCGCCGTACACTAATTGACGAAAGAtaggtattttatataaatatataaacagattaaattgtaaaattctcaattaatattttattatgctatttcgtaaaatatatattttaccattcaacgtacttatattttatcttttttaatgaGATTAGATTAATGTACAGCGGCAATACGcatcagtgcgcactagtgtaGTCCAACCAAATTCGTTATCACATTCAATGCATTCAACTAAAAATTGCATATCCTGTGCGGTGCATATCGCAATGTAAAGTTAGTTCCGTATGCTTAGTAAGAAAATCGTTGTTGAAAGAAAGCAATTTTACTAGCGTTGAAGGCGTTGTCTCTCGTAGTACCTGTACGCCCGGCCTCTATTTGTTTTGTCGTAGGTAGGTCGCAGGTCACACCGGGATGGGTGGCGTGGCCGAACCTCGGTCATAGGTATATACTTATCGTCTCTTGGTGATCGTGAATACATGCATGGCCAAACAGACGTAAAACACATAAGACGTTCAGGCATTCATGCAAATAGGAAGAaataggagaaaaaaaaagtcggTGGGGCACTCGTGTTGGGGACCATGAAGGAGGGGTCCGCCGAATATAAGCTAAACGGATTATCCCATGGGTCACACGAAATTTAGCTTCACACGGCACTTATCGGGTGGATTCTGAGTTGGTAGATCCATTGGTATTTACcaattttttctatctcttacgAAACGCGTTGTGCCGCGATCAAGTGCTTTCGTCACGCATCTCGTGGAACTCGCAAGGAGtcatgaagaaatttttcattttaatgacCGCGGTCATTCTCACCGCCGCCGGACAAAGCATCGATGAATGCTTGAAGCAAGACAGCATATCTTGTATGCAGAAGACATTGTACAGGAGCGCCAAGGAATTCTTCATCAAGGATAAACTAGAGCTTGTGAATGGAGTCAGCCTCGTAAAGAATAATGCCAACGCCAGATCTGGCAAGGAACTTACGTACGATCAAGAAATAGAGGCCGCTAATGACATCACAGAACGACAGAATTCCCTCGAGAACTTCATTAGCGATGAAGCTGGACAATTTTTGACTGGTCGCAGTCTTAGGGtacatatcaaattatttaaatgtaaaattactgCATAGAATGTAGCGGATTAATATTTGATGATTAATAAgacttttcttttatatatatatatatatatctctatcTTTATTCAGAGATAGAACGAGACGTTATTGAATTCaagctatcattttttttttttttttttttttttcagattgatCTTGCATCTGCTTTTAAGAAGATCCACGAATCAGCTCGTGCCATTAGTGAATCTGCTCCGCCAGAGATTCGTCAGGCTGTTGATGAGATTGTTGAAGGTAGTGTTAGATATATAGAAATagtgataatataataatttttacactgatctttattatattatgtattacaaCTAAATTTGAATTGATACTACGTGTCttgcaattatttaaacgaataacttatctaattgattttaatctaaTAAATCTTTTCTAGGTCGCAAGAAGAAGAAGGGATCTATGAAATCAATCCTACCCCTTCTGATCGCTGCAAAAGTGAAGCTTGGTATTTTAGGAGTTTTCTCATACTTTTTCATCTTATTCTTAGCGAAGGTTGGGTTTGAAGCGTCTGTCATTTCCCTCTTCATCTCCGCCGCCGTCGCTTTGAAATCATTCTGGTCAGGCAAGACTTATCATCACGAAGTCACTGCTTACAATAATGGATGGAACAATGGATGGGCAACTCCTGTCAGCAGTGGATGGTCCAGTCCTGTGGTTCAGTCTACTGGATGGGTCAACAGTGCTTCTTCTGGTTGGGAAGATCCTCATTACGCCCAGAGCCAAGCTTATTCTGGATATCATCACTAGTGCTAATCGtcgatgtttctttttttcgtctctgtttcctctttttttttcattcaacaAGAAAGAACGAGGAGAACAGAATGTCGCTTAACAAGCCTCAGGTCCACCATTCGTGATAtcacaagatatttatttttatttatttcattattattattaaatagtgAATAGGCCATTTCTGATCCTTCCGTgatgtacattaaatatataacaatattcgTTAGCGTACGCGTATGCAAATAGATCGATAAAGTATAACCAAACTGAAAACCTAGTCAACACATGAATGATTAGTGAAGACGTACCTCgctaattacaaaatacgaTATTACTTAtacattacaattttatcaTCGCAAATTCAGCTGGAATTTTAACGAATTTTAACACTCTAATAAAACTTACTCTCAACGCAGTTAATAATTCATAATCCATAGTTATATCTAGTCCAATACAATGTATATGCAACATATTAAGCTATATGCTTACGCTTTGTACAATatgttttcattaataatatttaaaaattattatgtgttAATTATTGAAATCCCTTTTCTATTCGTTCATTCCCGTGAGGTATTTCTGCAAGGTAACAGTGAAAGTATTCCAATCTTGAAATGACAGTCGATTCTGATTTGGCAAAAGTCTgctaatttaaagaaatacttTGGGTCGTTAACAATTGCtcttatttttaacattgaATACGCAAATTACCGGCTGAGAAGTTTCAAAAAAGAGAAATCATCGCAGTGGTAACTTTCCAGTCTTCCAGGAAGGTCcgaaatgttcttttttttactcaGGAGCGAAACTCTTGGCGGCGACCGCGTTGCATAAAGAGCACATTCGAAATCGTTAATACATCGCGAGTGTTCTGCTTCCTTGACGAGTCATCCGGCCAGCGCTCAGCGGCTGCTCGAAACCGAGCCGACGAGATGGAAATGCCGGCTGACTCTCGGCATTCTCGTACGGTTGCAGGGGAAAGTGCATGTCTCGGGTGCATCCGGGCAGAGCCGATTGTTTTCTCGATCCGCGCGGTGGCCGGAGGTCGAGGAGAGGTCGCGGCATACGTACATCATTCCTAATCGGGTCGAGAGGATAGGCATACAACTAAATCTCTCGAGACGGATGTCCTTAAGTCCTACatagaagaaaaataagtaGCTGGAAAGGAGGTTGAGGCAAAATGGCGCGTTTCTTCCACGCGCCGCGCCATGCCGCCACGCCGCCGTGCTGAAATCTCGCTGGACGtagtaaaaagaattttacttcgACAATAGGTATGTGCGGGTCTTTACAACACCGTCTTTTCTAGGACGACGTAGTACGGATCGTTACGCTACGACAGTatgaataacaataattaaagtttAGACAAAGTCGAAAGGTGTGATTATCATCGGAAGAAGAGAACGCAACAGATTAATAATAACTCTGAGGAGCAGAGTAGAACCCATGATTTAGTTTAACCATCGTAAACGACCCTGGGATAATAACACATAGATAATTTGCTTTAGACAGAAAGTGTATAGGTAAATAAAAGTACGTTAGATTCGTACGCAGATAAAACCAATTATATGCACGAGATGCGGCATGAATACGTATACGAGTATGACATATCGGCGCAAAGAGGAGCGATGCatcgtcgcggcggcggcgacggcggtgcaAAAAGGCGATTGTCATGCTTCGTTACGCTCCTCTGTAACAACGACGACCACGACGTGGCCGCGTAGAAGGACAACGGAGAAAAAGACGCGAAATTGCTTTGAGAGGAAGAGGAGTTACTTTCGTTTATAATACAGCTGAGTGCAACGTGCTTCGCTATATATTAATTCTACCGAGATTGGAACAAGTATCTTTTTTCCTAACAACTTTTTTCCTTCAAACTGTtctttatattgatttaaatttttatatttgatttttatgacTGCGTTTCATACGTACTTAAATCTCTTCATTATTTGTactttgcaataaaaagtttCTTCTTTATGGATTTACATTATTTAGATTCTTGCTGGTTGCAATATACAAGTTATACAtttatgtacgtacatacattgCATTCATGTATGTGcctttatatctttaataatctctctctctctctctcctcgttatgtgataatttattttagataaacaattttaagacttaaattttttccaagaataaaaaaagtgtcatgAAAATTGGCCATTACAGCTCGCGTTACGGATGTGCAAGCGGAATAGAATCGTTCTTCGGGCTCACAAAAGTGGAATTTCTCCGCGTTGATAGCGTCCAAGTGTCCGTCGTCTCATTATTAGAGAGTTGTAAAGTTCCGTGTCGATCGCGTCTTTTACTCGCAACTAAATCCAGGTATGGTTCTCACGTCACGATTAGTTTCGAGAGTTTCTCATGCGTCACTGGGTTACTAGATTTCCTAGTGATAGGTCGATTTCCTAGGTCATTATTAGGCATGCATATCACCGTGTTGTCAATTGGCATAGAACACCGATCTTCTTGCATTTTGTAATTCAAACATTTCTCTTCTGAAACGCGAAACACttagcaatttaaaatattttcagcaaTTTATAGTCTTGGTTATACTCTACttgtttagaaatatataataaaagtctatttatatcatttatatttccTTCATATACTCTACTTATTTAAAAGTCAAATTATTCGATCAGCCAGAGATTTGTGAGTCAAAATTTATCACGGTTTTTTAACTTTCCAATCTCCTATTGTgtgtgagtgcgtgcgtgcgtgcgtgcgtgtgtgtacgtgtgcgtgcgtgtgtacgtgtgtgtgcgcgcgtgtgtgtgtgtgtgtgtgtgtgtgtgtgtgtgtgtgtgtgtgtgtgtgtgtgtgtgtgtatctaaTCCTACGATATTTTCGCACGAGATAATTTTGATTCGTAAAAGACACTTTTACTTGGCAGACAGTCTGTGCCAGTTTGATACATACCAGCAGTACATTTATATGTTGATGTTACGTATGCATTCAGTGGCTCATACACAGGTATTATATGTTGACTAAGGTGCTGACTGGTACACCTTGAACTTCACCGAGCGCCGTGATTTCGAAACAATCACCGGGCGACCGTTACCTTTCCCGTGACTTTCAACGACTACGGCCAGGGTCACGTACAGTCTTACAGAATGAATGTATCTGCTGTAACGAAATCTAATTGCTGCTCTCGTGCTTAATTGCTTTCGGCAACTACCTAATTAGTATCGTAGGAGCGTCATGATATTCGAGCCCGGTTTCTCTCATCGCTTGTTCTTAACATTCTCTTCGTGCTCACCAAGCGTggatctctctttttctcttccctGCTGTATTTATAAGTTCTAAAGAACCTTTAATAAAGCATTCCGCTACTTTCGGTGATTTCCTTCTTTCAATGTAATCTAAAGATGAAAAACGGGccgagaaaaaatatttcaagatctGACAATCGACATAGACCCTCTCatctttatatttgaaaaaaatatcttaacatAGCTTTGCTACGTTACTGTGATTTTTAGCGTTTAAATATACGCTAAACACAAGTGTGAACAGCAACATTTATTCATTTGCTCATTTATTGTCAGATAGACAAAGATGTTTAAAGATAAGAATGTCGAATATTTCTGGATCCATTGCAATCAAGTATCAAGAATAAGAGACATTTGCTTCTGTTTTATACACGCGATGATTTTCTGTTCCATGCTTCGCTTGAAACTGGATGTTTTAAAGAATCCGTTGGGTTACAGGCCGCGTCAGGTGTGTGATTTCGCTCAAGGCGACATTCGCTCTCGTGTACGGGGGGAATCTTGATCCCCGAGAGAAGTCGGGATCGAGAACATCGTTACTGTGTGTAAGAACAAGAAAAAGAGTAAGAGCGAGAGAAACAAAGATAGAGGAGAAGGAGAcaagagatagaaagagagagaaagataccAAAACGATTGCCCAACTCTCGACCCAGTTATAAATAGGTGAGCGACCTCGTTCCAGGGATGATATCTCGTGTTCATCATCTGCCGATGAATTTTCGAAGGTAGAGCAACATCATTTACAACAATTAAGCGCTTTCGATACGTTAAGATCACGCGTACAACGAGTTCTCTGCAGTTTTGTCTCTACCTGTATGTTCACAGCGATCGCCGTAAGCCGTAATTTCCAACCAAAATTAAGAAATCAGATGGTAAGATAATTCCCATAACGTACTATTGTAGTTAAGAAAACTGCGTAAAGGAACGAAAATAATTACGGTTTACCGTAAGCGACTTAGTATCTAGATTCTTAACGCTGTACATTGTGCTACttgatacaataaattaatcaagCCAAAGTTGTACGATATGAGTCATCAGTTGTCGCTAATGGACCCTGTAATCGCATCCGCCGGCATTGGATCTTCATCCTTGAAAGATACACGTGCGGTATACCGTATATCTATCGAACGTATACCTATATGGCCTCATTGAGTCCAAGTATCTGGAGCGGCCGAAGCGCTTCTGGTTATTTGAATAAACGAGgagaaatattgaataatttattttaagactCTTAGAATCATGTTCCACGATTCCTACTAGGGAATGATCTTGCAGTCGAAAAATATTACAGTCGATCAGACTTTCTTGATTAGACGTTTCGAAACAACGTCCATTGCTACGCGTATGAACTTTTGCACGCGCAATGGTCATTTAAGTCACACAACACTCTGCGCCGCAGTAATAGTAGACGGGTGAAATGGTGCGGCAAATCATATAGGAcctgcatatattttttttctgtcttcctGGATGATTCTAGATTTCATTCGCTGTATATGGATTTTCTTCATCGCACTTTGTCCCGATTGGTACCAGACGTACTCCCCTTCTATCGTAATTTAATGTGACTTAAAGTAGGTCCATAGCGTGAGAACATGTGAGAGATACATTAGCAGGAAGAGTAGGCGGAGAAGTACGGCGAAGAGGAGACGAGAAGGTTGACTAGAAAAACGTAATTCGAAAATATGTTAATCCTGGCtaaagaataaatatgtaataaggTCCTCGACATTCTCGCTCGCGAATCCCTCTGCGTTACATACTTCTTTTGGCCCAAAGTTTTTTCAACGCATT harbors:
- the Osi6 gene encoding uncharacterized protein Osi6 — encoded protein: MKKFFILMTAVILTAAGQSIDECLKQDSISCMQKTLYRSAKEFFIKDKLELVNGVSLVKNNANARSGKELTYDQEIEAANDITERQNSLENFISDEAGQFLTGRSLRIDLASAFKKIHESARAISESAPPEIRQAVDEIVEGRKKKKGSMKSILPLLIAAKVKLGILGVFSYFFILFLAKVGFEASVISLFISAAVALKSFWSGKTYHHEVTAYNNGWNNGWATPVSSGWSSPVVQSTGWVNSASSGWEDPHYAQSQAYSGYHH